The following DNA comes from Papaver somniferum cultivar HN1 chromosome 4, ASM357369v1, whole genome shotgun sequence.
ttgagttataaatttcttcttccctatgggcTTATTGAACAAacagaacgtaatgatgtttcatttttcatttattttttttgacaaaaaaattacaagacaaaaatttacatggccatgagagaaggactttaaacttggatcttcacaacttgtgatgtattggtatcatgaattcaaaCAACTTATATCagttgctcttataacttctgaGTCTTCAATTTTGacttttgaattattattttctattgttgcttctaaaccttaaacgtcttcaaatttcttcatagattttgatgtcactccgcttgttgatgatgataagtttctactaagagagagtcgtaatccagtaactacgaCTACAttatgaggttgctttgtctttctggcatttcctgacctacttgcctttccatcatggatggttaggtccatcacggttaccctctaaaaataacaagttctctcctgaatttcaaagatctcaatgtatttttctctaatgtctcaataagttgttatccctagcattccaatttctatattttcggtgagaaacagtatgtaaacttagctaatcggataccatgtgacgctagaagtttcaaaaatgcaactaaaatgtttctctcatacccccaaacttaaatctaacattgtcctcaatgttctaaagataaaattaaaagcatatgaacaaggagaaactgttaccatttgaagcaaaagggttaaggaaagatattaccgtgttgaataagattaggttacctcccaagaagtgctaagtttaaagtcttcagctagacatcagaaggaattagtcacctcataaaatcatatagaagtagtcggaataattttgggtcatctggatcaaaaagtgctaaccacaagaagaggaaactgcaacagaccaataagatatcgaacatacccttatttaacttcttgtttaagacaactatctctagttgtggctcaggttcatgctctataaaagggtctaaataaaatgctttcataggctggacttcctcaaaagaaggattcttaagatcaggttgtagagtctggaaatactcaagtaggaacttagaagcacataacaataacttgAACAaatgcggatccttaaagtcaattagacttgactcacaaaactgaccacaatgaaagagttggtcttccttaagaaaatgtgtcgaccctattctcctaaagtaattatgtttagtctcaaaactgaataaccgacacatcttaaaatcaaatgttcccacaattgaaagaaaatttgttggtgggaaaacaaagtcaatcttggtatcatagcctgggtcaaccacatcaaccagaggatgggtttctaacaactgagcttctctttggacatcattaggttcaggaaaaagtatactaagataatcttgtaagatggttgaggcacaaatgtcaagtcctacacgagggaactttttaagagttaaagcacacggagaatgataatcacccccaaacttagagttttatgtgtctctagaaagactagtcacaacttccctaatttctaggtcatcggattcccgaaaatggtcaattgattcttctaagtcgggttcatcctcactcatttatacgagttcattttatttttctaagtctaatgtttctaaatttctagactctaaaacaatattctcagaataaactcgttcctcaaaactatcatcggcttcgtagacaggaaatactacatcatctaaaacgggggtatgtGTAGTCAaatactcatccttttgaataggtgaataattataaaaattatttggatttgaactagaaataatattatcatcgtaaagcttaattggagtaacaaattcctgatcactatgcctacatatttcatgttcttcatcgatattatcctcatcataatcatcattataataacatgaaaatgatcgaacctcataaaaacaagtagtgttaccaattctaacctcgtcatcttgattatgaaaataattatcctcatttttaagggtattattggaaacactatattggaaagtaagattatttcgagcaagtctttcattcgtctcagccatcagcttgagggattcctctatagaaagttctctttcgtcaaaaactaagttattcatttcttctaacttacgtgtcgactcagctaatttacgtgttgactctagtaaagaggaattatcagaaggatcatgaAAGGACtatttttcaatagtttcattgcatccttcaaagacgaggaactagtgctacagtcttcttgctcgtatgaccggtgcgcatgtggatagtaattgggctcaccatggtataaaCCATAAcattcaaaagtttcgcgttcccaatcactattcacactatggtcataaaaaggataatatccaagctgctcagtcggatactcattgtattggctgttataatactagttcgacatcctaactgcaagggaattctaaacaaacacaaagaaggctgactcgaccacaacaaacctattttatctagcaaacaaaaagcatgatggttccacttagattttttctagaccagcttctattcttttgaaaaggaattcgttacaatctaagcaaacccctctggaatcaatccgagtcaaagtaagctgAATAGGGGCGAGGGAAGCTgtgtggatctttgatacccaaggcctcaccgcattacaaggcggcgcagtcacacattcaactcacagaaaccatcatgaacttcgaagtatgcttaaaagagtaaccaatatttctcgaatgactttcctactaagctcgttaccctataggtctcgttctattccaaattttaaagcttaggttcgcgtttggtttcgttttcctaaggcgggcaagaagagaatggtgatgaaatccgaacccttatcttgtatggccaggcctttccatttactaggaaattaaaacagccgtattcgattactcaacatatatgcatacaaaatcatccagtaaacctgctgacaggagattcacgggtgtttagaattcttacctcccgttccagacggaggatgaaccgttgaagtcgactcgggccacgactcctatgtcatgtacgaacccgaaggggccgaggcgatatcgtaatcgccgtccttctctgtgcagtttatttaaaactatccttccgtagggttttaaaaaaataatgtccaaaaaataaaaatgtctaaaaattaaaaagtccaaaaataaaaataagaattacaaaaaaaaatcctatatacagtttctaaaaataaaataaaaataaattaactatatacacaatcttcttctttacttcttttggatcccttctttgtttccttctttagtttcacttttcttttcaacactttttctttttctttagcttagctccaaacctgaaagaaaagaagaaataccaaatcgcataaaaaagaacaaaaagaataaaaagaaaacctaaaaacaaattcgcgtcggcggcgccaaaaattgatgtggtttttttatgatgttgtagtaagatgattcgttcactcagatttgttgagattttttttaagacttaataaagaaaataaggaaaaatatatacacacaatttgtcacaagatgaagagacgctgaaacgcgggattccactacttttcatattgttatgattcagtcattaactctagacaatatagctcaaacaaaagaatttgtgactctagttcttttccaaaaatagatttcgtaaaatattatttgtaagttaaaagcatgacgcatctaaagcatttagaactaagcatgcgacatctaacaaaataacaaataattaatataaatcataaagcaattaaatcaatgcaaatagtcaataaaagaattaattcatttaccacaatcatgaaaagttgctttctccgtcgtcccagtgatggggtttagctccacatggtgaaaacacactcagaataattttccattgctcaaaagtgcttacaagaggtgaaaatattataaaacggaaaaactctctgcacctttctattatacgctctgtttcttcccctaactctccattccCTTTTGTGTGTCCCCCatcacctatttatacccaacagatgGATATCTCTCGAGTTAGTACTCACATCTTCTAACGATTAATAAAGTATCTGCCAagtattttctctttattttcacACGTAGAAGAGCTGTCAAAATCTTTCAGAACTTCCCTAAACTGATAGATACGAATCTCAGGGGATTTTATATTCCCATATACTGCATTAACTTGCAGATAATAGCAAATCTTCGAGATATTATTCTTTCCCTATTGACTCAAATATACACGAAAATCTTCTATTTTGTCGATCAAAAACCAGTCAGCAATCCTACTTCGGTGTGTCAAATCATTCCCAATCAATACTGTTGAAAATCTCCGACAAAAATCTCCACAAGATTTCGATAGTAAATCCACCTCCTCTgtctataaaaggaaagaaattttCCCTTGTTTTACTCTTCAAAACcatataccaatcctgttttaccGAAACAGGATACATCAAGTCCAAATCCTTTGAGAATCTCCAACAGAACTCGTTAAAATCTTCCCCAGAAATATCGCTGCTGATGTATATTTCTTTCCGCCAAAATTTCATTttaaaaccgtgaagaagaagtgCCCCATATCCAAaatatgggcgcctttaacagctggggcgCCTGGGGTGCCCtaatccaaagtgagggtgccttttaacacttttctggggtgcctttaataattttctccggaggtccaaatagcacttttcgagcactttttccacacaaatgtatttctccaaaaacacctatccaaacacaaaagcaccataattagtacaatatcgagcactaacaatacagaacattgagaacaaaatagacacataaatgcgtctatcaatatgctaagaaattattgtaaatgaatattaaagtaatacatgtattttttgtatgagttctttttgatgtctattttttggatgtgtaactttgcattaaacatgtcataaggatgtgtaacttctgtttacacattcacactatactttaataattttgggcctaaatttaataatttggacttaaatttaaattttatttaatttgaagtttgacaatatataaaaggtcatgtatgtcttttaataactcagGGCCtatatttaaacttcttttaattaagagcCTCTTGAATGATACTAGAAAATTATCTTTTTCCCCGTTTTGAATTAATCGTTTTGCAATTGAATCACCGGAGTACTGTGAGATGAGAGAGAAGTACCTTGAGTCTCGGAGAGAAAACTCACGAGAGAGATATGGCGGAAGAAGAAAACTTATACAATTGGATCGCAAAAGCTTTGAGATCACTATGGAATCGTTTGGTAATAGAGAACTTATTAAGATTTTAGAGAGGGGGTGGGAGGATTGAGAGTTTGTATAGCTTTACCAAGTAGATTGGTGATCTGGGTGATTGATACACTGAAATCTTTTTATAAAGGCAAAAATAAGGAACATTTATATGAAGAAACGGATGGTGACAATATTTACAGTATCAAACTTTACTCAAATGGAGAGGGTGAATATCTGAGAATCTCAAGGTAGGTGAAAGGTAATGAAGACAAAGGAGTGAGTATTTGTATACCGTGTGGTGATAATAGGAGTTGTTGGTTTATCTTGGCTGAAGTGTTGGATTGTTATTTGGAGAAGGAAGGCTTGAAGAAGGTGATACAGGAGATACCGAAGGTGGTGGATTTTCCAAGATTGCAATTCAATGGTGGTGGAGATGTAAGGGCAAAAATTATAAGAACTGGTTTAGTGGTGTTAACGAGTAAGTTGAGTTGGAATTTGGTTGCAGTAGCTATAAACATGGAGTTGGGGATCAGGAGATTCATTAAGATGGATGGTATGAATGCATTGAAAGGAATGGTAAAACTAGAGGAGGATGAATAGAAGATGTTATGGAAGCCTAGGAAATGGACGTGTAAAGGAGTGGGAATTCACTTGGCAATATGTGATACAGTGGTAGTGCATCTAGGAGTTTGAAGGGAAAGAAGGAGATGGAGATTACTAAGATAACTAAATCTAGGGGCTTTTATGATTTTAGTAAAACTCAACAATCAATTAACTGGTTTAAGGTGAGAGGGATTCATAAATATTTCTGGAAATATTCGACTTTAGCAAGAGTTGGGAAAGAACTATCAGGAGAATTCTCAAGGATTGCGTCTGAAACTCTTAAACTTGAGGGTTTCCATTTTTTTAGAGTAACTGTTGCAGGTGATATTTGTAAGGTTCCGACGGTGTTGGTGACTGTGGTGGAAGAGGTGAAGGTGGTGCTGATGGCGTAGTGGGATCCTAACTATGTGGAGAAGATTCAGCTTTCTCCGCAAGAATATAgtcataatttggggatttttgacgCGGCAGTTAAggaattttcaaattttaaaaatGCAGTCAATGACCAGTTGGTGGCGCGAAATAAGGAGTTGGTTATGGAATGCTTTGTTCAAGCTGAGTCAGATAAGGGGGAGTCAGATTCTGTTAGAAGGCCAGAGTTTTCAGATGGAGCTGAAAAGACTATGGAAGCAGGCGGGTCAGATAGCAATGGGTGGGTGTATAAACCGAAAAGGAAGCCGAATTCTAATGCGGGTCAAAATTCAAATTCCGGTGAAATGTTGATACATGGTCAGAATTCGATCGTTaacaatttgaatttaaatgttGGGAATTCTTTTTCGCAATTAAATGTGACAGCTCAGAATTTTAATAAAACAAGGGGAGATGAAGGGGAGGTCCAATAGGGGTTGGGAAATAATGAAATTGAAGAAATTAATTTACTTTCTGAGATAGAGAATAGAGTTGTATTAAAATTAGGAGATGTTCACTTATCTCATACAGAAAGTATGGAGAAAGTTATGGAAGCGGCATAGCTTATTTtgatgcattgttgtgcttaTGGAGGGGTTTGTGAGGGAGACAAGCTTGTACTCAAAGATGTGGTGATGAAACGGGTTATGAAATATAAGGAAAGATTCAGGGTAGCAAATCTGAAGAATGCAGCTGAAGCAGCTGAGAGGATAGATGAAGGATGGACTCAGGAGTTGGTGTTAAATGGGCATTTTGTAATGTTTATTCACTTTGTGAGTATAATGAGAGAGCTGAATTTTGGAAGGATTTGGAGGAGGTGAAGGCTTGGTGGGTTGGTCCTATTTGTTTTGCTGGTGATATTAATGCTGTGAGGAATGATGAAGAGAGGAATAGAGGATAAGGGGATAGTAGAAACAAATCCTTTCTTAATAATTTCATTATGGCTCAATAGTTGGTGGATTTACCTTTGGTGGGTGGTGCTTATACTTGGTCTGATATGCAAGTAGATCCATTGCTTTGCAGGTTAGACAAATTTTTGCTCTTTGTTGATATGGATAGTTTATTTCCAGATTCTATTCAAATTGCTTTATCTGATCACAAGCCTATTATGTTGATGACTAAACCAAATATCATGTGTAAGCCATATTTTAAGTTTGAGAATGGATGGTTGCTTCATAAAGATTTTCTTAAGAAGGTGGAGGAATGGTGGGGTGTTATGGATTATCAAGGTCAGGCcagttttgtattttttttttaaagctgCAAAATTTGAAATATTTTTTGAAGAATCGTAGTAGATTGGAGTTTGGATCTATTAAGGGAGCTAAAGTTGAGCTAACAGAAAAGATTGAGCTTTTGGACCAGATGGAAGAAACTCATGTTTTGTCAGCTGAACAATTTGAAGAGAAAATGGAATGTTTATTGAAGTTGAAAAACTTGAAGGCAGTGGAGGTTAGGAAATGGCATACTAGAGCTAAGAAGAATGATTTCAGGTGGGGGGATTCAAATACTTCTTATTTTCATAGATTGGCTAgtgaaaaaaagaagaggaaCACAATTGCCAAGTTGGATATAAAAGGGGTGGAATGTTTTGATCAGGAGAGCATTAAAGTGGAAATGGGGAACTATTTTGAAGGTGTTTTTTCAGAAAAGAATGATGTTGCTTTTTCTATGGAAAATCTAAACTTTAGTATGATTGATGAGGAAGAGAAGTTAGATTTAGAAAAGGATTTTACTGAGGAGAAGGTGTTTGAGGTGGTGAAGAAGTTTGGTGCTAACAAATCCTCGGGTCCTGATGGATTTTCCATGGAGTTTTATAAGCATTGTTGGAGTGTAATTAAGGAAGATTTTATTAGAATGATGAGGGAATTCAACAGATTTGGCTCATGGATTGGAGATTAAattgttcttttctttctcttgttcCTAAGAAGGAGGATTCATGCACTCCAAGAGATTTTAGACCTTTAAGTCTTCTTGGTAGTGCATACAAGATTTTGTCTAAGGTGATTTATAACAGGCTTAAGAAGGTTATGGGGAATTTGGTCTCTGATTTTCAAGGGGCTTTTATGAAGGACAAGCAGATTCTTGATGGAGTTTTGATTGCAGGGAATGTATTGATAGCAGGTTAAAAGATAAAATTCCAGGTGTTCTTTGCAAAATTGATATGGAGAAGGCATTTGATAATGTGAAATGGAAGGCTTTGTGGAAGATTTTGGAGAGGAATGGATTTGGAAGGAAATGGATATCTTGGATGCAGTGGTGTATCTCAACTTCTCATATTTCAGTGTTGGTAAATGGTAGCTCTACTCAGAAGTTTAAGACTTCTAAAGGATTAAGACAAGGAGATTCTTTATCTCCTTTCTTATTTTTGTTGATTGTGAAGTTTTATCTAAACTGATTGAGGATGTTGTTAAGAGAGGACAATTGGATGGTTTTCAAGTAGCAGAGAATGGTGTTATGATAACAAATCTACAGTTTGCTGATGATACTTTGATCTTTGTGGATGCTAGTGTTGATGAGATAAGAAGATTACTATTAATTCTTAACACTTTTGAGCTTCTCACAGGTATGAAGCTGAATTTGGAAAAGAGTTCAATGATTAGTGGGGGGGAAGATGATATGGTGAAGGATTTGGCTATGGAATTGGGTTGTAAAGTGGAAAAATTGCCTTTCAAGTATTTAGGACTGCCTGTTGGAGCTACTGCAAGGAATGCTACTGTGTGGGAAGAGGTGATTCAAAGAATGGAAAGAAAGCTGGCAACATGGAAGAAGAAGTATCTGAACAAAGCTGGCAGGTTAGTGTTGATTAGAAGTTGTCTCTCAAGTTTGCCAATTTACTTTCTTTCTCTCATTAAAATGCCTGCAATGGTGAAGTTGAAATTAACATGATTGATGAGGAAATTTTTATGGGATGAAAGtgataataaaagaaaaatgtaCTGGGTTTCATGGCTGAAGATTTGTAAGCCAAAACATAAAGGGGGTTTGGGAGTAAAGAATCCGAAGTGCACAAGTAAAGATTTGAAGGCTAAATGGGTTTGGAGGTATACAAGAGAGAAGAGGGCATTGTGGAGGAAGGTAATTCAGGAGAAATTTAAGAATAAGATGGAAGTTTTAATGCCTACTGATGATGCAACTCCCCAAGGAAGAAGCATGTGGAAGAGTATTTTGCAGTCTTCTGAATTCTTGCAGGATCATGTGGGTTTTAAGCTGAACAATGGTAAATCTATAAGATTCTGGTTGGATAAATGGACACTTAATGGTCCATTGAAGAAGAGATACCCTGCCATTTTTAAGGTTTGTAAGAATAAACAAGCAACAGTTGCAGCGGTGGTGGAAGGACAATTGCAATGTGTAACAAGGAGGAGAATGCAGTATCAAGAGCAACTGGAATGGGATATGTTGTGTAATGAGTTAGGGCCTGTGCACAGTCTGAATAATGAAGCAGGTGAAATAGACTTTTTGGGGAATTTTTCTACTAAGAAGTATTATGAATTGCAGCTGGATGATGAGACTGATTGTGATTTTGAGAAGTTTTGTGGAAGAAAAACATACCACCTAAGGTTAGTTTCATGTTATGGGCTTGTTTTCATGATTCATTACCCACTTTAAGTATGCTGACACACAGAGGGGTGACTGTGCAAAATGAAGTGTGTCCAATGTGCaagaaggaaattgaagatgCATATCATCTATTGGTGAAGTATTTTTATGCTTTTGAGGTTTGGTCCTATTTTCTTAATGCTTTTAAAGTGGCTTGGGTGGTACCAAATACTGTGAAGGGTTTTTTTGAATCTTGGAGGATGAATAATCTGAATGGGAAGTGCATGGAAGTGTGGTGGAAAATCATATATGCAGTTATGTGGCATTTGTGGAAGGAGAGGAGTAAAAGAGTTCACAACGGTGGTAGGACTAAGGAAGCTTCTGAGATAATCATGGTAGTGAAGCAAACTGTTGCACTTTGGTTCTTTGATAAGGATATTTTTAAGGGTTATTCTGTAAATCAAATTTTGTTCCAATGGAATTCAATTCTGCACATGTAATATATGTGTTGTGTAGATCTTATTATCTTGTacatatttttttcctttaatagaatctttttttttttcaaaaaatcataattaatgacctcatattatgggttattcaTAGGTTGGGCATTAGCCTAGTTAATTTTCCCTCTGAGATAAGCGTAGCAATAGGCCTCAACTTCTCAAGGTGTGTCTTAAAATGTGAAAATGATTTGTTAAAGCACAAAAATTAATCCGAATACCCTAATTAAGGGTTCACCACTCTCCTCCCCGAGTGGGTGTAGGCTCCACAGaagtattttcaaagaaaagtACATGTAATCCGAATGAGGATGGCGGGAGAAGTGAACCCTTAACTAATTTGGAGGGAGGGAAAGAAACCCCGAAAAGATCGGTTCACCttcaactaatccaaatcatttCACACGTAATTCTAACTTTTTGAATTCCTAATtccagttttatttttatttttttctaatttcttcaactcaaacaacccaaaaaaaaaaaaaaaatcatctcagAGATTCATATTCTTACCACCAATCTCAATCTTCAAACTATCATTTCAACTAGgtaaatttgttatttttttagtttcatccttccattttccatttctttttctgtTAATAAGAAACaatttttgttatatttttctAATTTTGTCTCTAGATTGATTTGGGAGGCAAAAGGATTGAATTTCTCGTTACCTCTACGGCACCCAATAATCACAGTTCCTGGCGGCTCATCAATCCATTATTGTCTGGATAGATATAATCCACTGAGTAAGTTTCTTAATTTTATGTAATTCAATGCTGTCTTTAATTTCTTGTATTAATTTTTGTCATGGCACTTTCATTCATGTTTGTGAGCTAAATTATCTTTCAGCTTTGCAAAAAAATAGTAAATAAAAAATGACCCTTTATAATCTGATCTTTTGTATGTCAAACTCGGAAGATTAAAGGTTATGCGCTCTTTGTTGATGGTTCCGTTTCATGTTTTTTCTTGTTTCAGCATTTATAATTAAGATGTTTTTCGGGACCTAGTTAGAGCATGAATTCAATGATGGAATTTCGAGATGGGCGGCATGACAGTAATAATCATTCTATGACAAAATCTGAAACTACTCTTAGCGAAAGTGATCTTTTAACGCCGAGCAAGAAGTCTGGGTCCTCATACTCGCCTTCTTCTCCCTCATCTTCTTCATCCGGCTCTTCATTTGATGAAGGTTTCTTCCAACTAGAAGGAACCAAGGATAACACGTCGCAAACAGGCACTCATAAACTTGGTGAAAACACTCATTTGGCTTTAACAAATGGTCATGACAAGGAGGACATCCCCATCATTGTTTTCTCTCCAAAATCCCAAGGATCTGATCTTGGTTCTTTGGGACCTGCCTCGCCAAGATATGTGTCAAGCGGATTGGTGAAGCAATCCCCTCCAATCCAAGTGATGGGCAGGACAGATAACTTTGAAAACTCTTACAGGATTCCGTCTTCTGTGTTTTCAAGAAGTAAATCCACAACACCACAAGAATGGAGTGTGGCTTCCAATGAATCGTTGTTCAGCATTCATGTGGGGAATAACAGTTTCTCTAGAGAACAAATGGCTTTCCTTGGTAAATCTGGGGAGTTGGTCTATCCTCTTACCAAATCAGGAGAGTTGGTCTACCCTCCTCTTAACAAGTCTGGAGAGTTAAAATCTCCTGATTCTAAGTCGTCTGGAGAGTTGGTTTACCCACACTCTGGCGAATTTATCAGCTACCAAACTAGTGCACCCCAAGATAGCACGGTAGTAAAATCTGACAATAATACTTTGAATTTGGGGGAGGAGTTAGGTGTAACtgaagcagcagcagaaaccatgAAGGAGGTCCTGAGGGTTACTGCAGAAGACCGTTATAAGGA
Coding sequences within:
- the LOC113271795 gene encoding uncharacterized protein LOC113271795 isoform X3 is translated as MNSMMEFRDGRHDSNNHSMTKSETTLSESDLLTPSKKSGSSYSPSSPSSSSSGSSFDEGFFQLEGTKDNTSQTGTHKLGENTHLALTNGHDKEDIPIIVFSPKSQGSDLGSLGPASPRYVSSGLVKQSPPIQVMGRTDNFENSYRIPSSVFSRSKSTTPQEWSVASNESLFSIHVGNNSFSREQMAFLGKSGELVYPLTKSGELVYPPLNKSGELKSPDSKSSGELVYPHSGEFISYQTSAPQDSTVVKSDNNTLNLGEELGVTEAAAETMKEVLRVTAEDRYKENAPTEAVRLSFSISPRSDESGTSVQSFAFPILTAGDRGKSSSAKTDPELQQLEQHTPSKDIPAAPNTLGSRWFSCFSCCHICKC
- the LOC113273390 gene encoding uncharacterized protein LOC113273390, with protein sequence MEGFVEDFGEEWIWKEMDILDAVVYLNFSYFSVVLSKLIEDVVKRGQLDGFQVAENGVMITNLQFADDTLIFVDASVDEIRRLLLILNTFELLTGMKLNLEKSSMISGGEDDMVKDLAMELGCKVEKLPFKYLGLPVGATARNATVWEEVIQRMERKLATWKKKYLNKAGRLVLIRSCLSSLPIYFLSLIKMPAMVKLKLT
- the LOC113271795 gene encoding uncharacterized protein LOC113271795 isoform X1; the encoded protein is MNSMMEFRDGRHDSNNHSMTKSETTLSESDLLTPSKKSGSSYSPSSPSSSSSGSSFDEGFFQLEGTKDNTSQTGTHKLGENTHLALTNGHDKEDIPIIVFSPKSQGSDLGSLGPASPRYVSSGLVKQSPPIQVMGRTDNFENSYRIPSSVFSRSKSTTPQEWSVASNESLFSIHVGNNSFSREQMAFLGKSGELVYPLTKSGELVYPPLNKSGELKSPDSKSSGELVYPHSGEFISYQTSAPQDSTVVKSDNNTLNLGEELGVTEAAAETMKEVLRVTAEDRYKENAPTEAVRLSFSISPRSDESGTSVQSFAFPMCLIMWMRKPFMWMRKPFMCCRRRKKCARPSCYCCARPSCHCCARPSCHCCAWPSCRCCAWPSCRCCAWSSCHCCARPSCHCCAWPSCNCCAWPSCYCFNCRRAFCYCSWPSCSCCNGSWAFCYHSNCSRIFCCRSRTLTAGDRGKSSSAKTDPELQQLEQHTPSKDIPAAPNTLGSRWFSCFSCCHICKC
- the LOC113271795 gene encoding uncharacterized protein LOC113271795 isoform X2, whose protein sequence is MNSMMEFRDGRHDSNNHSMTKSETTLSESDLLTPSKKSGSSYSPSSPSSSSSGSSFDEGFFQLEGTKDNTSQTGTHKLGENTHLALTNGHDKEDIPIIVFSPKSQGSDLGSLGPASPRYVSSGLVKQSPPIQVMGRTDNFENSYRIPSSVFSRSKSTTPQEWSVASNESLFSIHVGNNSFSREQMAFLGKSGELVYPLTKSGELVYPPLNKSGELKSPDSKSSGELVYPHSGEFISYQTSAPQDSTVVKSDNNTLNLGEELGVTEAAAETMKEVLRVTAEDRYKENAPTEAVRLSFSISPRSDESGTSVQSFAFPIRRKKCARPSCYCCARPSCHCCARPSCHCCAWPSCRCCAWPSCRCCAWSSCHCCARPSCHCCAWPSCNCCAWPSCYCFNCRRAFCYCSWPSCSCCNGSWAFCYHSNCSRIFCCRSRTLTAGDRGKSSSAKTDPELQQLEQHTPSKDIPAAPNTLGSRWFSCFSCCHICKC